One window of Saccharomyces mikatae IFO 1815 strain IFO1815 genome assembly, chromosome: 8 genomic DNA carries:
- the RPL8A gene encoding 60S ribosomal protein eL8 (similar to Saccharomyces cerevisiae RPL8A (YHL033C) and RPL8B (YLL045C); ancestral locus Anc_4.8), producing the protein MAPGKKVAPAPFGAKSTKSNKTKNPLTHSTPKNFGIGQAVQPKRNLSRYVKWPEYVRLQRQKKILSIRLKVPPTIAQFQYTLDRNTAAETFKLFNKYRPETAAEKKERLTKEAAAVEEGRYRKDASPKPYVVKYGLNHVVALIENKKAKLVLIANDVDPIELVVFLPALCKKMGVPYAIVKGKARLGTLVNQKTSAVAALTEVKAEDEAALAKLVSTIDANFADKYDEVKKHWGGGILGNKAQAKLDKRTKTSDSA; encoded by the coding sequence ATGGCCCCAGGTAAGAAAGTCGCTCCAGCTCCTTTTGGCGCTAAGTCAACCAAGTCTAACAAGACCAAGAACCCATTGACTCACTCCACTCCAAAGAACTTTGGTATTGGTCAAGCCGTTCAACCAAAGAGAAACTTGTCTAGATACGTCAAATGGCCAGAATATGTCAGATTGcaaagacaaaagaagatcTTGTCCATCAGATTGAAGGTTCCTCCAACCATTGCTCAATTCCAATACACTTTGGACAGAAACACCGCTGCTGAAACCTTCAAGTTGTTCAACAAGTACAGACCAGAAACTGCtgctgaaaagaaggaaagatTGACCAAAGAAGCTGCCGCCGTTGAAGAAGGTAGATACAGGAAAGATGCTTCCCCAAAGCCATACGTTGTCAAGTATGGTTTGAATCACGTCGTTGCGTTGATCGAAAACAAGAAGGCTAAGCTAGTTTTAATTGCTAACGATGTCGACCCAATTGAATTGGTTGTTTTCTTACCTGCTTTGTGTAAGAAGATGGGTGTTCCATACGCCATTGTCAAGGGTAAGGCCAGATTAGGTACTTTGGTTAACCAAAAGACCtctgctgttgctgctttGACTGAAGTCAAAGCCGAAGACGAAGCTGCTTTGGCTAAGTTAGTTTCCACCATCGACGCTAACTTCGCTGACAAATACGACGAAGTCAAGAAGCACTGGGGTGGTGGTATTCTTGGTAACAAGGCTCAAGCCAAGTTAGACAAGAGAACTAAAACCTCTGATTCCGCTTAG